The bacterium genome window below encodes:
- a CDS encoding FG-GAP-like repeat-containing protein: MCDAISNYLLRNDGADPQAPGFTTYTDVTAATGTTSVNDSQGVAWADYDDDGDQDLFIANYNGPSQMLRNDPQTPGDPDDPDRVFVNVTAAAGLTHTGPSRGAAWGDFDNDGDADLYLTNYGTANRLYRNNGGVFLSIGVAAGVADTGNGRHCSWIDYDNDADLDLWVTNYDNGIVTQNSRLYRNDGPDGLNPNGWLFVDAAGALLANDLGLGSSAGWADYDADGDLDMYFVNWNADHPNKLVRNDLSSGADYLHLDLAGRLSNASAIGARVRVVTGTHTQVREINGGEGYHGQNSLRAEFGLGLSAVIDSVTVRWPSGVVQQLGTVTASQLLEVVEPGPDAPVMVAEPAYTPGTTNTVSWSDESGSGAVAYRVQAALDTGFATLVGDSGWIAGLSHEFTGLSDGQLVRYRVRARDAGGIASRWSGSVGSLQDNAPPVSSLNAIASPQQDVPFSVAYLASDTGSGVASVGLYYRVAPAPWTLFGTRTDGQPFVFTNPEGPTTYELYSIATDNIGNVEAAPPMPDETVVVEPAHWVNVAPADGSGVGNNGNGRGAAWGDYDGDGLYDLFITNRPVWFLPNDDTDHLFHNLGADLGNPDSWLFEDVTTGAMADPAYGQGVSWGDFDGDGDLDVYQSNMAVGGPAPNHLWRNNGNGSFTDIAPQTGTTDPAGSGRAATWVDFDLDGDLDLYLCNDGPNYLWRNDGEDPLNPGQWLFVNIAPTDGTGIGDDMYTMGCSWIDFDNDGDPDLHLANYNNGPDRLFRNDGEDPLNPGQWVFTNVAALMGIEDVGNGMNASWGDYDNDGWLDFYLANDGANRLYHRVPGVNHFEDVTAVSGAGLNDPAYTAGTGWADYDNDGDLDLYVGNHWTDATGDWAPNHLFRNDGEDPLNPGRWVFTDVAPAGGAGIGAGENTTATAWADYDNDGDLDIYLCNMSGTPNFLFRNDVPDAQTNHWLQLDLVSMSANTSAIGARVRCVVGATSMIREVEGITGFLSQNSLTVEFGLGAATAADSILIRWPSGIEQNLTNVPAGQRLEVIESGPGRPLLAALPAITGGDSLVLAWDPVSGNAPVTYEAELSADAAFATVLATSGWITDTSHVFTGLADAFTGFYRVRSRDAELLISLWSNTVTTTQDASPPASAVEPVVLAFQGLPFDVTYAAADAVSGVARVDLWYRHGDDQGPFMLFGSKTDGTPFLFELPDGIGTYFFYTTSADSVGNEEPAPAGWDQSVLVTQPQWVLVSPEDGSGVGNDGNGRGVAWGDYDDDGDHDLYITNRIVYQNSADATSHLFRNDGADPGEHDNWLFADVSVPPMTSEGYGQGVAWGDFDGDGDLDLYQTYMQVSEGTPAPNRLYRNEGAGAFTEIGVETGTDDGGSGRSCSWADYDQDGDLDLYLCNNGANRLYRNDGLEPTTLALWVFTNVAPVDSTGIGDGSYTMGCAWGDFDNDGDPDLYLANYDSQPDRLFRNDGPDPRNAGEWLFTDIAAEVGLVDNASGLGCAWGDFDNDGLLDLYVSNDGPNFLYHNVSTGVAAGKPHDRVQDAGDNTAEKAGPTLQFVDIAPLYDVGLDDGLYGSGIGWADYDNDGDLDLYLGNHWNAAGDPAPNRLFRNDGPDAGNPVGWLFSNAAPTHLGLNIADDSSTNGVAWCDYDGDGDLDLYMASMMGETNKLFRNDVADSTGNHWLHLDLSAPYLNTDAIGARVRVVAGGMSMIREVDGGSGFLSQGSLTVEFGLGAAAVADSVEILWPDGYHHLMLNVPGDQRLLVTQPQTAIDDDGPAPTPLAFRVYDNFPNPFNPSTTIRLDLPTAQRVRLGIYAVDGSLVRTLFDEELPAGTHQAVWDGRNRTGGRAASGVYFYRVETPGDVVTRKMVLVK; encoded by the coding sequence CTGCGCAACGACCCGCAGACCCCCGGGGATCCCGACGACCCCGACCGCGTCTTCGTGAACGTGACCGCCGCCGCCGGCCTGACGCACACCGGTCCCAGCCGCGGCGCGGCCTGGGGCGACTTCGATAACGACGGCGACGCCGACCTCTACCTCACCAACTACGGCACCGCGAACCGCCTGTACCGCAACAACGGCGGCGTCTTCCTGTCGATCGGGGTCGCGGCGGGCGTCGCCGACACCGGCAACGGCCGCCACTGCAGCTGGATCGACTACGACAACGACGCCGACCTGGACCTCTGGGTCACGAACTACGACAACGGGATCGTGACGCAGAACAGCCGCCTGTACCGCAACGACGGTCCCGACGGGCTGAACCCCAACGGCTGGCTGTTCGTGGACGCCGCCGGCGCCCTGCTCGCCAACGACCTCGGCCTGGGCTCCTCGGCCGGCTGGGCCGACTACGACGCCGACGGCGACCTGGACATGTACTTCGTCAACTGGAACGCGGACCACCCCAACAAGCTCGTCCGCAACGACCTGTCCAGCGGCGCCGACTACCTGCACCTCGACCTCGCCGGTCGCCTCTCCAACGCCTCGGCCATCGGCGCCCGCGTGCGCGTGGTCACCGGGACCCACACGCAGGTCCGCGAGATCAACGGCGGCGAGGGCTACCACGGCCAGAACAGCCTGCGCGCGGAGTTCGGCCTGGGCCTGAGCGCCGTGATCGACTCGGTGACCGTGCGCTGGCCCTCGGGCGTGGTCCAGCAGCTGGGCACCGTCACGGCGAGTCAGCTGCTCGAGGTCGTGGAGCCGGGGCCCGACGCCCCGGTCATGGTCGCCGAGCCCGCCTACACCCCCGGCACGACCAACACCGTGTCCTGGAGCGACGAGTCCGGCAGCGGCGCCGTCGCCTACCGCGTGCAGGCCGCCCTGGACACCGGGTTCGCCACGCTGGTGGGCGACTCCGGCTGGATCGCCGGCCTCTCGCACGAGTTCACCGGCCTGTCCGACGGCCAGCTCGTCCGCTACCGGGTCCGCGCGCGCGACGCGGGCGGCATCGCCTCGCGCTGGTCGGGATCCGTGGGCTCCCTCCAGGACAACGCGCCCCCCGTCTCGTCGCTCAACGCCATCGCCAGCCCGCAGCAGGACGTGCCGTTCAGCGTCGCGTACCTGGCCTCGGACACCGGCAGCGGCGTGGCCTCGGTCGGCCTCTACTACCGGGTTGCCCCGGCCCCGTGGACGCTCTTCGGCACCCGGACCGACGGTCAGCCCTTCGTCTTCACCAACCCCGAGGGCCCGACCACCTACGAGCTGTATTCGATCGCCACCGACAACATCGGCAACGTGGAAGCGGCGCCGCCGATGCCCGACGAGACGGTCGTCGTGGAGCCGGCGCACTGGGTCAACGTGGCCCCGGCCGACGGTTCCGGTGTGGGCAACAACGGCAACGGCCGCGGCGCCGCGTGGGGCGACTACGACGGCGACGGGCTCTACGACCTGTTCATCACCAACCGGCCCGTGTGGTTCCTGCCGAACGACGACACCGACCACCTCTTCCACAACCTGGGAGCCGACCTGGGCAACCCCGACTCCTGGCTCTTCGAGGACGTCACCACCGGCGCCATGGCCGACCCCGCCTACGGGCAGGGCGTCTCCTGGGGCGACTTCGACGGCGACGGCGACCTCGACGTCTACCAGTCCAACATGGCCGTGGGCGGGCCGGCGCCCAACCACCTCTGGCGCAACAACGGCAACGGGTCGTTCACCGACATCGCGCCCCAGACCGGCACGACCGATCCCGCCGGCAGCGGCCGCGCCGCGACCTGGGTCGACTTCGACCTCGACGGCGACCTCGACCTGTACCTCTGCAACGACGGCCCCAACTACCTGTGGCGCAACGACGGCGAGGACCCGCTCAACCCCGGGCAGTGGCTCTTCGTGAACATCGCGCCGACCGACGGCACGGGCATCGGCGACGACATGTACACCATGGGCTGCTCGTGGATCGACTTCGACAACGACGGCGATCCCGACCTCCACCTGGCCAACTACAACAACGGGCCCGACCGCCTCTTCCGGAACGACGGCGAGGATCCCCTGAACCCCGGCCAGTGGGTCTTCACCAACGTGGCCGCGCTGATGGGCATCGAGGACGTGGGCAACGGGATGAACGCCAGCTGGGGCGACTACGACAACGACGGCTGGCTCGACTTCTACCTGGCCAACGACGGCGCCAACCGCCTCTACCATCGCGTGCCCGGCGTGAACCACTTCGAGGATGTCACTGCCGTCAGCGGCGCCGGCCTCAACGACCCCGCCTACACGGCCGGCACCGGCTGGGCCGACTACGACAACGACGGCGACCTCGACCTCTACGTCGGCAACCACTGGACCGACGCCACGGGCGACTGGGCCCCCAACCACCTGTTCCGCAACGACGGCGAGGACCCGCTGAACCCCGGGCGCTGGGTCTTCACCGACGTGGCCCCGGCCGGCGGCGCCGGCATCGGCGCCGGCGAGAACACCACGGCCACCGCCTGGGCCGACTACGACAACGACGGCGATCTGGACATCTACCTGTGCAACATGTCCGGCACGCCGAACTTCCTGTTCCGCAACGACGTGCCCGACGCGCAGACCAACCACTGGCTGCAGCTGGACCTCGTGTCGATGTCGGCGAACACGTCGGCGATCGGGGCGCGCGTGCGCTGCGTCGTCGGCGCGACGTCGATGATCCGCGAGGTCGAGGGCATCACCGGCTTCCTGTCGCAGAACTCGCTCACCGTCGAGTTCGGCCTGGGCGCCGCGACCGCGGCCGACTCGATCCTGATCCGCTGGCCCTCTGGGATCGAGCAGAACCTCACGAACGTGCCGGCCGGACAGCGCCTCGAGGTGATCGAGAGCGGGCCGGGCCGCCCGCTGCTGGCCGCGCTGCCCGCGATCACCGGGGGCGACTCGCTCGTGCTGGCCTGGGATCCCGTCTCCGGCAACGCGCCGGTGACCTACGAGGCCGAGCTGAGCGCCGATGCCGCCTTCGCCACGGTGCTGGCCACCAGCGGCTGGATCACCGACACCTCGCACGTCTTCACGGGCCTGGCCGACGCCTTCACCGGCTTCTACCGGGTCCGCTCCCGCGACGCCGAGCTGCTGATCTCGCTGTGGTCGAACACCGTCACCACGACGCAGGACGCGAGCCCGCCGGCCTCCGCGGTCGAGCCCGTGGTCCTCGCCTTCCAGGGCCTGCCCTTCGACGTGACGTACGCGGCCGCGGACGCGGTCAGCGGCGTCGCGCGCGTGGACCTCTGGTACCGCCACGGCGACGACCAGGGACCGTTCATGCTGTTCGGCTCGAAGACCGACGGCACGCCGTTCCTCTTTGAGCTTCCCGACGGCATCGGGACGTACTTCTTCTACACGACATCCGCCGACAGCGTCGGCAACGAGGAGCCCGCCCCCGCCGGCTGGGACCAGTCCGTGCTGGTGACCCAGCCCCAGTGGGTCCTGGTCTCCCCCGAGGACGGCAGCGGCGTCGGCAACGACGGCAACGGCCGCGGCGTGGCCTGGGGCGACTACGACGACGACGGCGACCACGACCTCTACATCACCAACCGCATCGTCTACCAGAACTCGGCCGACGCCACGAGCCACCTGTTCCGCAACGACGGGGCCGACCCCGGCGAGCACGACAACTGGCTGTTCGCCGACGTCTCGGTGCCGCCGATGACCTCCGAGGGCTACGGCCAGGGCGTGGCCTGGGGCGACTTCGACGGCGACGGCGACCTCGACCTCTACCAGACCTACATGCAGGTCAGCGAGGGGACGCCGGCACCGAACCGCCTGTACCGCAACGAGGGCGCCGGCGCGTTCACCGAGATCGGCGTGGAGACCGGCACCGACGACGGCGGCAGCGGCCGCAGCTGCTCCTGGGCCGACTACGACCAGGACGGCGACCTGGACCTCTACCTCTGCAACAACGGCGCGAACCGCCTCTACCGGAACGACGGCCTCGAGCCGACGACGCTCGCGCTCTGGGTGTTCACCAACGTGGCCCCGGTCGACAGCACGGGCATCGGCGACGGCAGCTACACCATGGGCTGCGCGTGGGGCGACTTCGACAACGACGGCGACCCCGACCTCTACCTGGCCAACTACGACAGCCAGCCCGACCGCCTGTTCCGCAACGACGGCCCGGACCCCCGCAACGCGGGCGAATGGCTATTCACCGACATCGCCGCCGAGGTCGGCCTGGTGGACAACGCCAGCGGTCTGGGCTGCGCGTGGGGCGACTTCGACAACGACGGCCTGCTGGACCTCTACGTCAGCAACGACGGGCCCAACTTCCTGTACCACAACGTCTCGACGGGCGTGGCGGCGGGCAAGCCGCACGACCGGGTGCAGGACGCGGGCGACAACACCGCCGAGAAGGCCGGTCCGACGCTCCAGTTCGTCGACATCGCGCCGCTGTACGACGTCGGCCTCGACGACGGGCTCTACGGCTCCGGCATCGGCTGGGCCGACTACGACAACGACGGCGACCTCGACCTCTACCTGGGCAACCACTGGAACGCCGCCGGCGACCCGGCGCCCAACCGCCTGTTCCGCAACGACGGTCCGGACGCGGGCAACCCCGTGGGCTGGCTCTTCAGCAACGCGGCCCCCACGCACCTGGGCCTGAACATCGCCGACGACTCGAGCACCAACGGCGTCGCCTGGTGCGACTACGACGGCGACGGCGACCTCGACCTCTACATGGCGAGCATGATGGGCGAGACCAACAAGCTGTTCCGCAACGACGTGGCGGACTCCACGGGCAACCACTGGCTGCACCTGGACCTGTCCGCGCCGTACCTCAACACCGACGCCATCGGCGCGCGCGTGCGCGTCGTGGCGGGCGGGATGAGCATGATCCGCGAGGTCGACGGCGGCTCGGGCTTCCTGTCGCAGGGCTCGCTGACCGTCGAGTTCGGCCTCGGGGCGGCGGCGGTCGCCGACTCGGTCGAGATCCTCTGGCCCGACGGCTACCACCACCTGATGCTGAACGTGCCCGGCGACCAGCGCCTGCTGGTCACCCAGCCGCAGACGGCCATCGACGATGACGGCCCGGCGCCGACGCCGCTGGCGTTCCGCGTCTACGACAACTTCCCCAACCCGTTCAATCCGTCCACGACGATCCGCCTGGACCTGCCCACGGCGCAACGCGTGCGGCTGGGGATCTACGCGGTGGACGGCTCGCTCGTGCGCACCCTGTTCGACGAGGAGCTGCCGGCCGGCACGCACCAGGCGGTGTGGGACGGCCGCAACCGCACCGGCGGGCGCGCGGCTTCCGGAGTGTACTTCTACCGGGTGGAGACGCCCGGGGACGTGGTGACGCGGAAGATGGTGTTGGTGAAATAG